One Ranitomeya variabilis isolate aRanVar5 chromosome 5, aRanVar5.hap1, whole genome shotgun sequence DNA window includes the following coding sequences:
- the SQSTM1 gene encoding sequestosome-1, whose product MPVTVKAYLLGKDESHREIRRFTVPLSKGKAAPQSSGCELLSAKVTDVFQGLRGGSFLMFYRDEEGDLVAFSTDDELNMGLEMINDGVFRLYIKEKRECKREHRAHCGPETPQNVVHPNVTCDGCEGPVVGNRYKCLTCPDYDLCSTCEGKGVHKEHNMIMFPTPMPFPHGRWMHKMRHGGPQFPWMHGCGFPGRGHPWAFPGRGHPWANFQQPPGCSAPTNPTAAPEGDSGNPKQPCSDPNVVFLQNVGESVAAMLSPLGIDVDIDVEHGGKRSKVSTPQPGSEARDSQPSSTSSTQNPQSDNRRSEEDTAPMDTDNIAKQMADVHLDATTQASNEQGEHSGSASGGDEDWTHVSPKEVDPSTGELQSLHLLDTDVPSPLDPLRAAQAPTGLREAALYPHLPAEADPRLIETLSQMLSMGFTDEGGWLTRLLEAKQYDIGSALDTMQSVRHLPR is encoded by the exons atgcCAGTCACCGTGAAGGCGTACCTGCTGGGCAAAGACGAGAGCCACAGGGAGATCCGGCGCTTCACCGTCCCGCTGAGCAAGGGCAAGGCTGCCCCGCAGAGCTCCGGCTGCGAGCTGCTCAGCGCCAAGGTGACGGACGTCTTCCAGGGCCTGAGAGGGGGCTCCTTCCTGATGTTCTACAGAG ATGAGGAGGGCGATCTTGTTGCTTTCTCCACTGATGACGAATTGAACATGGGCCTGGAAATGATCAATGATGGCGTCTTCCGTCTGTACATTAAAG AAAAGAGAGAATGCAAGCGAGAACACCGCGCACATTGTGGACCAGAGACCCCCCAGAACGTGGTGCACCCCAATGTGACCTGTGATGGGTGTGAAGGGCCTGTCGTGGGCAATAGGTACAAATGCCTGACTTGCCCTGATTATGACCTGTGCAGCACCTGTGAGGGCAAAGGAGTCCACAAGGAGCACAACATGATCATGTTCCCGACTCCCATG CCCTTTCCCCATGGTCGCTGGATGCACAAGATGCGCCATGGAGGGCCACAATTCCCATGGATGCATGGCTGCGGGTTCCCAGGCAGAGGACATCCCTGGGCGTTCCCAGGCAGAGGACATCCCTGGGCTAACTTTCAGCAGCCACCAGGATGCAGCGCCCCAACTAATCCGACCGCCGCTCCGGAAG GCGATTCTGGCAATCCTAAGCAGCCGTGCAGCGATCCTAATGTCGTCTTCTTGCAGAATGTTGGAGAGAGCGTGGCTGCCATGCTGAGCCCCCTGG GGATTGACGTGGACATTGATGTGGAACATGGTGGAAAGCGCAGTAAGGTTTCAACTCCACAGCCCGGTTCTGAAGCTAGAGACTCTCAACCAAGCAGCACATCCTCCACCCAGAATCCCCAGAGTGACAACCGCAGATCTGAAGAGGACACCGCTCccatggacacagacaacattgctAAACAGATGGCGGACGTGCACTTGGATGCAACCACACAGGCGAGCAAT GAACAAGGTGAACACAGCGGCAGCGCCTCAGGGGGTGATGAGGACTGGACTCATGTGTCACCTAAAGAAGTAGACCCGTCCACCGGAGAGCTGCAGTCCCTTCACCTCCTGGATACAGACGTCCCGAGTCCCTTAGACCCACTAAGAGCTGCACAAGCGCCCACAGGTCTAAGAGAAGCGGCTCTCTATCCACATCTCCCCGCAG AAGCAGACCCTCGTCTCATTGAGACCCTTTCACAGATGCTGTCCATGGGATTTACAGATGAAGGCGGCTGGCTAACTCGTCTTCTGGAAGCCAAGCAGTATGACATCGGGTCTGCCCTGGACACCATGCAGTCTGTGCGGCACCTTCCTCGCTAA